From the Clostridiales bacterium FE2011 genome, one window contains:
- a CDS encoding polyphosphate polymerase domain-containing protein, translated as MSMNTLPLRHELKYFINERQYFVLSGILDGILNRDPNGDEYNEYHIRSLYFDTVFNNAFVDKVSGVQNRDKYRIRIYNFSDKVIKLECKTKVGSLISKRSISIPKLLCEQLMAGDPTGLETTRSGLLNDVFREMTVNLLRPVVLVDYVREAYLHPAEEVRITFDKQLRTGLWSKDLFNPYVPTVPPFDENLMILEVKYNKSLPSYIRDILNTYCQGALPSAISKYTWCRRFEFPGEE; from the coding sequence GTGTCTATGAATACACTTCCGCTTCGGCACGAGCTGAAGTACTTTATCAATGAGCGGCAGTATTTTGTGCTGTCCGGCATTCTGGACGGGATTCTGAACCGCGATCCCAACGGAGACGAATATAACGAATATCATATCCGCTCCCTGTATTTTGACACGGTGTTCAATAACGCGTTTGTCGATAAGGTGAGCGGCGTACAGAACCGTGACAAATACCGGATCCGGATTTATAACTTCAGCGATAAGGTGATCAAGCTGGAATGCAAGACCAAGGTCGGCAGCCTGATCTCCAAGCGCAGCATTTCCATTCCGAAGCTCCTGTGTGAGCAGCTGATGGCCGGAGACCCGACCGGACTGGAAACCACGCGCAGCGGCCTGCTGAACGACGTGTTCCGGGAAATGACCGTGAACCTGCTGCGGCCGGTGGTGCTGGTGGACTACGTCCGGGAAGCTTATCTCCATCCTGCGGAAGAGGTACGGATCACCTTTGACAAGCAGCTGCGGACAGGACTCTGGAGCAAGGATCTTTTCAATCCCTATGTACCGACAGTTCCTCCCTTTGATGAGAACCTGATGATCCTGGAAGTCAAGTATAACAAAAGCCTGCCTTCCTATATCCGAGATATCCTGAATACTTATTGCCAGGGTGCCTTGCCGAGCGCGATCAGTAAATATACCTGGTGCCGCCGGTTTGAGTTCCCCGGGGAGGAATAA
- a CDS encoding ATP-dependent Clp protease ATP-binding subunit gives MSETNESLIPKWHRELELFSGIKPLLILEGNVLDQYRYPLKGSVEQDEIIPLSRYLHTFFSDNGYDQVVFYSNLVGFMSPYDPSMLNRFAAATGTTIKDGAIQAEFKGNGADTAPNVIRRAMFQRKAATVTVLEMASHYITTPERMDQQDVNSFNILMQSALSASWVRTTQGKKQNLLILLVNKLNDLPAWFYLNNPVCKILRLEAPDREERKRMMTGNNFAGFFSGTVYRRDLPYYNEHPDELERIKERFVGLTEGMTFTELDEMRLLCKKEEIPIKDLCTVVDLYKYGIKENPWSRLNMESLKTAKQDFEKRIKGQDTALERTLDVVKRAVTGMNGVNSSSAGKPKGVLFFAGPTGTGKTETAKALAEKLFGDESTCIRFDMSEYGQSHSDQKLMGAPPGYVGYEAGGQLTNAVKKNPFCILLFDEIEKAHSSILDKFLQILEDGRMTDGQGNTVYFSETIIIFTSNLGIYVKDAFGNREPNVTMDMPYPEVQTKVRSAIEDYFKLELGRPEILNRIGENIVVFDYIRREAAELILKAQVNKIISRLREQKNINIRIEDFAYASLQEAATFDLSNGGRGIGNQVESLLINPLSRWLFDNGVTGDADIVIEGFNTTANPPSVICRREEAAEK, from the coding sequence ATGAGCGAGACAAACGAATCTTTGATTCCGAAATGGCACAGGGAACTGGAACTGTTCAGCGGGATCAAGCCCCTGCTGATCCTGGAAGGCAATGTGCTGGATCAGTACCGCTATCCGTTGAAAGGCTCCGTGGAGCAGGATGAAATCATCCCGCTGAGCCGGTACCTGCACACCTTCTTTTCAGACAACGGATATGACCAGGTGGTGTTCTACAGCAACCTGGTCGGTTTTATGAGCCCCTATGATCCTTCCATGCTGAACCGCTTCGCCGCAGCCACGGGAACGACCATCAAGGACGGCGCGATCCAGGCGGAATTCAAGGGCAACGGTGCGGATACCGCTCCCAACGTGATCCGCCGGGCAATGTTCCAGCGCAAGGCCGCCACGGTCACCGTGCTGGAAATGGCCAGCCATTACATTACAACGCCCGAGCGTATGGACCAGCAGGACGTGAACAGCTTCAACATCCTGATGCAGAGCGCCCTTAGCGCTTCCTGGGTCCGGACGACCCAGGGGAAGAAGCAGAACCTGCTGATACTGCTGGTGAACAAGCTGAATGACCTGCCGGCCTGGTTCTACCTGAACAACCCGGTCTGCAAGATCCTCCGGCTGGAAGCCCCGGACCGGGAGGAACGGAAGCGGATGATGACCGGCAACAACTTTGCCGGGTTCTTCTCCGGCACCGTTTACCGCCGGGATCTGCCGTACTATAACGAGCATCCGGACGAACTGGAACGGATCAAGGAGCGCTTCGTCGGCCTGACCGAGGGCATGACCTTTACAGAACTGGACGAAATGCGGCTGCTGTGCAAGAAGGAAGAGATTCCGATCAAGGATCTGTGCACAGTGGTGGATCTGTATAAATACGGCATCAAGGAGAATCCCTGGAGCCGCCTGAACATGGAAAGCCTGAAGACGGCCAAACAGGACTTCGAAAAGCGGATCAAGGGACAGGATACCGCCCTGGAGCGGACGCTGGACGTGGTCAAGCGCGCCGTGACCGGTATGAACGGCGTCAATTCCTCTTCCGCCGGCAAGCCCAAGGGCGTGTTGTTCTTCGCCGGCCCCACCGGTACCGGTAAAACTGAAACCGCTAAAGCCCTGGCTGAAAAGCTGTTTGGCGATGAAAGCACCTGTATCCGCTTTGACATGAGTGAATACGGCCAGAGCCATTCTGACCAGAAACTGATGGGTGCACCTCCCGGATATGTGGGATATGAAGCCGGTGGTCAGCTGACCAACGCGGTGAAGAAGAATCCCTTCTGCATCCTGCTGTTTGATGAAATTGAAAAGGCCCATTCCTCCATCCTGGACAAGTTCCTGCAGATCCTGGAAGACGGCCGGATGACCGACGGACAGGGGAATACGGTCTATTTCTCCGAGACGATCATCATCTTCACCAGCAACCTGGGTATCTACGTCAAGGACGCTTTCGGAAACCGGGAACCCAACGTGACCATGGATATGCCTTATCCGGAAGTACAGACCAAGGTCCGTTCCGCCATTGAGGATTATTTCAAACTGGAACTGGGACGGCCTGAAATCCTGAACCGTATCGGCGAAAACATCGTGGTGTTTGACTACATCCGCAGGGAAGCCGCCGAACTGATCCTGAAGGCCCAGGTGAACAAGATCATCAGCCGGCTGCGGGAACAGAAGAATATCAACATCCGGATCGAAGACTTCGCCTATGCGAGCCTGCAGGAAGCCGCTACCTTCGACCTGTCCAACGGCGGCCGCGGTATCGGCAACCAGGTGGAAAGCCTCCTGATCAACCCGCTGAGCCGCTGGCTGTTTGACAACGGGGTTACCGGAGACGCGGACATCGTAATCGAAGGCTTCAACACGACGGCCAATCCGCCGAGTGTGATCTGCCGCAGGGAGGAGGCCGCTGAAAAATGA
- a CDS encoding HAD-IC family P-type ATPase — protein sequence MRKDLTLPCELPGDFAFTDPTGLTASQAEEKLRAGRGNQMKDPDNLSLPRILLNHTLTLFNLLNLSLALCLLLVGSYRNMLFLFVVFANILIGAVQEYRARKTIASLKLLNAPSVHVLRDGKEIILEKEATVEGDLIVLRGGDQVVADCVVVDGSGAAMESLLTGESNAVPKQINSWLYSGSYIVEGRLLAQQVYVGDESYAGRLTCEARKDTRPASRLMTDLNKLIRFDSMVLIPLGVLLFLKQLLLRHIPVAEAVPSSVAAMIGMIPEGLVLLTSVAMAVGVVKLGRRNALVQELSGIETLARVDVLCLDKTGTLTTGTMELETVEGVECTREETEKSLSRLLGVFDENSATLNALRAKITPADEKPRDVLPFSSERKKSAATFYDGTMLILGAPEFVLGDRYPAELRQRVEQYAAEGKRVLVLV from the coding sequence ATGCGAAAAGATCTTACCCTGCCCTGCGAACTTCCCGGTGATTTTGCCTTTACAGACCCCACCGGACTGACTGCTTCGCAGGCGGAAGAAAAGCTCCGGGCCGGCCGCGGAAACCAGATGAAAGATCCGGATAACCTGAGTCTGCCCCGGATCCTGCTGAACCATACCCTGACCCTTTTCAACCTGCTGAACCTGTCCCTGGCGCTGTGTCTGCTGCTGGTCGGCAGTTACCGGAACATGCTGTTCCTTTTCGTGGTGTTTGCCAACATCCTGATCGGCGCTGTACAGGAATACCGTGCACGGAAAACAATTGCCTCCCTGAAGCTCCTGAACGCCCCTTCCGTCCACGTCCTGCGTGACGGTAAGGAAATCATCCTGGAAAAGGAAGCCACCGTAGAAGGCGACCTGATCGTCCTCCGGGGCGGTGACCAGGTGGTTGCCGACTGCGTGGTGGTGGACGGCAGCGGTGCCGCCATGGAATCCCTGCTGACCGGAGAAAGCAACGCCGTCCCGAAGCAGATTAACAGCTGGCTTTATTCCGGTTCCTATATAGTGGAAGGCAGGCTCCTTGCCCAGCAGGTATATGTGGGCGATGAAAGCTATGCGGGCCGTCTCACCTGTGAAGCCCGGAAAGATACCCGCCCCGCTTCCCGCCTGATGACAGACCTGAACAAGCTGATCCGTTTTGACTCCATGGTGCTGATTCCCCTGGGCGTGCTGCTCTTCCTGAAACAGCTGCTGCTCCGTCATATTCCCGTTGCTGAAGCCGTTCCCTCTTCTGTGGCAGCCATGATCGGCATGATTCCGGAAGGCCTGGTCCTGCTGACCAGCGTGGCCATGGCCGTCGGTGTGGTCAAGCTGGGCCGGCGCAACGCCCTGGTGCAGGAGCTTTCCGGTATTGAAACCCTGGCCCGGGTGGACGTGCTGTGCCTGGATAAAACCGGCACCCTGACCACCGGCACCATGGAACTGGAAACCGTGGAAGGCGTGGAATGCACCCGGGAGGAAACGGAAAAGTCCCTTTCCCGGCTGCTGGGCGTCTTTGACGAGAACAGCGCCACGCTGAACGCTCTGCGGGCAAAGATCACGCCTGCCGATGAAAAGCCCCGGGACGTGCTCCCCTTCTCCTCTGAGCGCAAGAAATCCGCCGCCACCTTCTATGACGGCACCATGCTGATTCTCGGCGCGCCGGAATTCGTCCTCGGCGACCGCTATCCCGCGGAGCTCCGCCAGCGAGTGGAACAGTACGCCGCGGAAGGCAAACGGGTCCTGGTCCTGGTGTAA
- a CDS encoding ABC transporter ATP-binding protein, giving the protein MLKLTNLTKKYQDFTLNCSLEVRPGTITGFIGANGAGKSTTFKAIMGLISNDGGEMELFGNKRKAPTVEDKKRIGAVLAESCFSGELTVKDISRVLAAFYPSFDKKLFLEKARELSLPENKKIKEFSTGMKAKIRVLSAICHQAELLILDEPTAGLDVVARDQILDLLREYVAEDENRSILISSHISGDLEQLCDDFYMIDNGQIICHEETDRLLSDYAVLKVSDKDLETLDKSYILRRRKEGFGWSLLTDQKRYYAENCPGMVVERITMDEYIMMMLKGETL; this is encoded by the coding sequence ATGCTGAAACTGACCAATCTGACCAAGAAATACCAGGACTTTACCCTGAACTGCTCGCTGGAGGTCCGGCCGGGCACCATTACCGGGTTTATCGGAGCAAACGGCGCCGGCAAAAGCACCACCTTCAAGGCGATTATGGGCCTGATCTCCAATGACGGCGGAGAAATGGAACTGTTCGGAAACAAACGGAAAGCTCCGACGGTGGAAGACAAAAAGCGCATCGGCGCTGTGCTGGCGGAATCCTGCTTCAGCGGGGAACTGACGGTGAAAGATATATCCCGGGTGCTGGCCGCTTTTTATCCTTCCTTTGATAAGAAACTTTTCCTGGAAAAGGCCAGGGAGCTTTCCCTGCCGGAGAACAAGAAGATCAAGGAGTTTTCCACCGGTATGAAAGCAAAAATCCGGGTGCTGAGCGCGATCTGCCATCAGGCGGAACTGTTGATCCTGGATGAGCCCACCGCCGGCCTGGACGTGGTGGCAAGGGACCAGATCCTGGACCTGCTCCGGGAGTATGTGGCAGAGGATGAAAACCGCTCCATCCTGATCAGCTCCCACATCTCCGGAGACCTGGAACAGCTCTGCGACGACTTCTATATGATCGACAACGGGCAGATCATCTGCCATGAGGAAACTGACAGGCTGCTGAGCGATTACGCGGTGCTGAAGGTCAGCGACAAGGACCTGGAGACGCTGGATAAAAGCTATATTCTGCGCAGACGGAAGGAAGGCTTCGGCTGGAGCCTGCTGACCGACCAGAAGCGCTATTATGCTGAAAACTGTCCGGGAATGGTGGTTGAACGGATCACCATGGATGAATATATTATGATGATGCTCAAAGGAGAAACGCTATGA
- a CDS encoding GntR family transcriptional regulator, with translation MNIIIDTYSMIPIYEQVVASIKHMILSGELAENDPLPSVRVLSRDLKISALTVKKAYDALEEEGLTATIHGKGTYVCAPNRSMIQEEQRRDLERDLEAVAEKAKRYGVSREELANMLDIITEE, from the coding sequence ATGAACATTATTATTGATACCTATTCCATGATTCCCATATACGAACAGGTTGTTGCCTCGATCAAGCATATGATCCTGTCCGGGGAACTGGCGGAGAATGATCCGCTGCCATCGGTCCGCGTCCTCTCCCGGGACCTGAAGATCAGCGCCCTCACGGTGAAGAAAGCCTATGACGCGCTGGAAGAGGAAGGCCTGACAGCCACCATCCACGGGAAGGGGACCTACGTCTGCGCGCCGAACCGGTCCATGATCCAGGAGGAACAGCGCCGGGACCTGGAACGGGATCTGGAGGCTGTGGCCGAAAAGGCGAAGCGGTACGGTGTGAGCCGGGAAGAACTCGCCAACATGCTCGATATCATCACGGAGGAATAA
- a CDS encoding CapA family protein yields the protein MRTTCVRTFISLILVLSVLLSVGAAFAEKTVTITFTGDVTLGGVANEQGRPDSFDNAVKEKGYDYFFSNFREMFEQDDLTVINLEGPLTDSKANKSSKLHVFRGNTEYAKILAQNSIEAASLSNNHVGDYGKQGEENTKKALDNNNVKWFQDFTYYLYEKDGVRIAFFALQNSVLYTQRPKFLKKIAEAREVDKANAVIVCWHTGTEYKRYHDEDTERKVTGLIKDAGVDLIIINHPHVAQGMGVINNRSVFYSLGNFVFGGNRNIRTGKVPKDPLAISLYGLVVQAKLTFSNDNQYLGQQMTAYPVFTTSSNPDYQPEGELTQKLLFPNDYHPMRLTMKQAQAVYEIMKQDTSIELPPMTEKDGKTEIVFPYLPSFDGVMIPENDDTVDKAGAPGAPSAKPTREKKNSTGK from the coding sequence ATGCGCACGACCTGTGTTAGGACCTTCATATCGCTGATCCTGGTACTTTCCGTATTGCTTTCCGTGGGCGCTGCCTTTGCCGAGAAGACCGTCACGATTACTTTCACAGGTGACGTGACGCTGGGCGGAGTGGCGAACGAGCAGGGCAGGCCGGACAGCTTTGACAACGCGGTGAAAGAAAAAGGATATGATTACTTTTTCTCAAATTTCCGGGAGATGTTTGAGCAGGATGACCTGACGGTCATCAACCTGGAAGGCCCGCTGACGGACAGTAAGGCAAACAAGTCCAGCAAGCTGCACGTTTTCCGCGGCAATACAGAATATGCGAAGATCCTGGCACAGAACAGCATTGAAGCTGCGTCCCTGTCCAACAATCATGTGGGTGATTACGGCAAGCAGGGTGAGGAGAATACCAAGAAGGCGCTGGATAATAACAATGTTAAGTGGTTCCAGGACTTCACCTACTACCTGTATGAAAAGGACGGAGTGCGCATCGCGTTCTTCGCCCTTCAGAATTCTGTGCTCTATACACAGCGGCCGAAGTTCCTGAAGAAGATCGCCGAGGCCCGGGAAGTGGATAAAGCGAACGCTGTTATTGTCTGCTGGCATACGGGTACGGAATATAAGCGGTACCATGACGAAGACACAGAGCGGAAAGTCACCGGGCTGATCAAGGACGCGGGCGTTGACCTGATCATCATCAATCATCCCCACGTTGCCCAGGGCATGGGCGTGATCAACAACCGGAGCGTGTTCTACTCGCTGGGCAATTTCGTGTTCGGCGGCAACCGGAACATCCGGACCGGCAAAGTGCCGAAGGATCCGCTGGCCATTTCACTGTACGGCCTGGTGGTTCAGGCAAAACTGACCTTCAGCAACGATAACCAGTATCTGGGCCAGCAGATGACGGCTTACCCGGTGTTTACCACCAGTTCGAACCCGGATTACCAGCCGGAGGGCGAACTGACCCAGAAACTGCTGTTTCCCAATGACTACCATCCCATGCGCCTGACGATGAAGCAGGCACAGGCGGTCTACGAAATCATGAAGCAGGATACGTCCATCGAGCTTCCGCCGATGACGGAAAAGGACGGCAAAACTGAAATTGTTTTCCCGTATCTGCCATCCTTTGACGGCGTTATGATTCCGGAAAATGATGATACAGTCGACAAGGCCGGGGCGCCGGGAGCACCGAGCGCAAAACCGACCAGAGAGAAAAAGAACAGTACAGGCAAGTAA
- a CDS encoding HAD-IC family P-type ATPase, with protein MDETLRYFREQDVDIRIISGDNPITVSMIARRAGIPGWDRYVDASSLKTEEDLDDACDRYTVFGRVTPEQKKELVLALKRKGHNVAMTGDGVNDIPALKTADCSIAMASGADAARSSAQVTLLSSDFSVLPDVVLEGRRVINNITRAASLFLTKTIFSFLLSLLILVLPAVYPFQPIQLTLISSLMIGLPGFVLALEPSGERIRGDFLRTVLYRALPGGIAAACCASISMAMTWAGWSHELCSTLATLCAGAICWIVLIRACLPLNHLRRALLLVTAGAFTLAFLLLGHIFFLVPLTGPAVALFGGLVLLGGGLVLLCDWILKRRT; from the coding sequence GTGGATGAAACCCTTCGCTATTTCCGGGAGCAGGATGTGGATATCCGCATCATCTCCGGCGATAACCCCATCACCGTTTCCATGATTGCCCGCCGTGCCGGCATTCCCGGCTGGGACCGGTATGTGGACGCCTCCTCCCTGAAAACCGAAGAAGACCTGGATGACGCATGCGACCGCTATACGGTCTTCGGCCGGGTTACCCCGGAGCAGAAGAAGGAACTGGTGCTGGCGCTGAAGCGCAAAGGCCACAATGTGGCCATGACCGGTGACGGCGTCAACGATATCCCCGCCCTGAAGACAGCGGACTGCTCCATCGCCATGGCCAGCGGCGCGGACGCCGCCCGCAGTTCCGCCCAGGTGACGCTGCTTTCCTCCGACTTCAGCGTGCTGCCCGACGTGGTGCTGGAAGGCCGACGGGTCATCAACAATATTACCCGGGCCGCTTCCCTGTTCCTGACCAAGACCATCTTCAGCTTCCTGCTGAGCCTGCTGATCCTGGTGTTGCCCGCGGTTTATCCTTTCCAGCCCATCCAGCTTACACTGATCTCTTCCCTGATGATCGGCCTCCCCGGCTTTGTGCTGGCCCTGGAACCCAGCGGTGAACGGATCCGCGGAGACTTCCTGCGCACGGTGCTCTACCGCGCCCTGCCGGGCGGTATTGCCGCCGCCTGCTGCGCCTCCATCTCCATGGCCATGACCTGGGCCGGCTGGTCCCATGAGCTGTGCAGCACGCTAGCCACCCTGTGTGCCGGCGCCATCTGCTGGATCGTGCTGATCCGCGCCTGCCTGCCCCTCAATCATCTCCGCCGTGCCCTGCTGCTGGTGACCGCAGGAGCCTTTACACTGGCCTTCCTGCTGCTGGGACATATCTTCTTCCTTGTCCCGCTTACAGGCCCTGCTGTGGCCCTTTTTGGCGGCCTGGTGCTGCTTGGCGGCGGACTGGTGCTGCTGTGCGACTGGATCCTGAAACGCAGGACCTGA
- a CDS encoding diaminopimelate epimerase, which translates to MKITKMQGLGNDYIYVNCLEETVKDPVALAQKISDRHFGVGSDGLVLIMPCEEADFRMRMFNADGSEAEMCGNASRCVAKYIHDRGLSDKEEISLMTGAGIKILKLTVEDGVTESVRVDMGEPELEGLKIPVNVNANPVIGAPVAALGHEYKMTCVSMGNPHAVIFVDDADSFDVHGVGASIEVNPLFPRKTNVEFVTVKDRTHLRMRVWERGSGETLACGTGACATLVATVLNGLCERKAVLELNGGPLTVEWDAETNHVFQEGPAAFVFDTEYDA; encoded by the coding sequence ATGAAGATTACCAAGATGCAGGGCCTGGGCAACGATTATATCTACGTAAACTGTCTGGAAGAAACCGTGAAGGATCCGGTGGCACTGGCACAGAAGATCAGCGACCGTCATTTCGGCGTGGGATCTGACGGCCTGGTGCTGATCATGCCCTGCGAGGAAGCGGACTTCCGGATGCGCATGTTCAACGCGGACGGAAGCGAAGCGGAAATGTGCGGAAACGCCTCCCGCTGCGTGGCCAAGTATATCCATGACCGGGGACTGAGCGACAAGGAAGAGATCAGCCTCATGACCGGCGCTGGTATCAAGATCCTGAAGCTGACCGTGGAGGACGGTGTCACCGAAAGCGTCCGGGTGGACATGGGCGAACCGGAGCTGGAAGGCCTGAAGATCCCGGTGAACGTGAACGCGAACCCGGTAATCGGCGCCCCGGTAGCAGCCCTGGGCCATGAGTATAAGATGACTTGCGTGAGTATGGGCAATCCCCACGCGGTAATCTTTGTGGACGACGCGGACAGCTTTGACGTGCATGGTGTGGGCGCCTCCATTGAGGTGAATCCGCTGTTCCCACGGAAGACCAATGTTGAGTTTGTGACCGTGAAGGACCGGACCCACCTGCGGATGCGGGTGTGGGAGCGGGGCAGCGGGGAAACCCTGGCCTGCGGTACCGGCGCCTGCGCAACCCTGGTGGCCACTGTGTTGAACGGATTGTGCGAAAGAAAAGCGGTCCTCGAACTGAACGGAGGACCGCTTACGGTGGAGTGGGACGCTGAAACGAATCATGTGTTCCAGGAAGGCCCCGCTGCCTTTGTATTTGATACGGAGTACGATGCTTAA
- a CDS encoding ABC-2 transporter permease, with product MKGLLIKDFCLLRNQRKILPVYIMLAVWFTAMHNDGFGFPYMMMMASILTISTISYDEVDHSLTHLFTLPFERKTYVTEKFLLGGILMAASLVFAIACCLVRTLISPDGQGTDLGTLILFSICAGAMIVSLMIPIRIRFGGDQGRIILYAIIAGIALIVLLITKVAPDQQTAVTAFFAQLGQTGLLLLAAGIAVIITVVGYILGVRWMKKKEF from the coding sequence ATGAAAGGCTTGCTGATAAAGGACTTCTGCCTGCTGCGGAATCAAAGGAAGATTCTGCCGGTATACATCATGCTGGCAGTATGGTTTACGGCCATGCACAACGACGGTTTCGGATTTCCTTATATGATGATGATGGCTTCCATTCTGACGATCAGTACCATCAGTTACGATGAGGTGGATCACAGCCTGACCCATCTGTTTACCCTTCCGTTTGAACGGAAGACGTATGTGACGGAAAAGTTTCTGCTGGGTGGCATCCTGATGGCAGCATCCCTGGTGTTTGCTATAGCCTGCTGCCTTGTGCGCACGCTCATCAGCCCGGATGGACAGGGAACGGATCTGGGTACGCTGATTCTCTTTTCCATCTGTGCCGGTGCGATGATTGTTTCCCTGATGATTCCGATCCGGATTCGCTTCGGAGGCGACCAGGGCAGGATCATCCTGTATGCCATAATCGCCGGCATTGCGCTCATTGTGCTGCTGATTACAAAAGTGGCACCGGATCAGCAGACAGCGGTGACAGCATTCTTCGCACAGCTGGGTCAGACGGGACTCCTGCTGCTGGCGGCAGGGATTGCGGTGATTATCACGGTCGTCGGTTATATCCTTGGCGTACGCTGGATGAAGAAGAAAGAGTTCTGA
- a CDS encoding GntR family transcriptional regulator, with amino-acid sequence MKGLQSESFSPLYHQLMQRIRGDIERGVYPVGSRIPPEHELEKLYQVSRVTVRRALAELTSEGLLERKQGKGTFVATPRGGLPLKNLHSFHDSCKLNRVKPSIDVIHVRETEAGAEAAEGLNISRGSRVLEILRVCRADGVPVVLERNHFSMAYAWLQDQDLSGSLYNILREYGVEPKLALHDVSLRFADRDEAELLETEEGTPLICLHEVIYDQRGRPLHTNVQLIRGERFVFTI; translated from the coding sequence TTGAAAGGGTTGCAGTCTGAAAGCTTCAGTCCGCTTTATCATCAGCTGATGCAGCGGATCCGGGGAGATATCGAGCGGGGAGTCTATCCTGTGGGAAGCAGGATTCCGCCGGAGCATGAGCTGGAGAAACTGTACCAGGTCAGCCGGGTAACGGTACGCCGGGCCCTGGCGGAGCTGACCTCGGAAGGCCTGCTGGAGCGGAAACAGGGCAAGGGAACCTTTGTGGCCACGCCCCGGGGCGGCCTGCCGCTGAAGAACCTGCACAGCTTCCATGATTCCTGCAAGCTGAACCGGGTGAAACCCTCCATTGATGTGATTCACGTCCGGGAAACGGAGGCCGGGGCGGAAGCCGCGGAAGGGCTGAATATCAGCCGAGGCAGCCGGGTACTGGAAATCCTCCGGGTCTGCCGGGCGGACGGCGTACCCGTGGTGCTGGAAAGGAACCACTTCTCCATGGCTTATGCCTGGCTGCAGGATCAGGATCTGAGCGGCAGCCTGTACAACATTCTGCGGGAATACGGCGTGGAACCGAAACTAGCCCTGCACGATGTGTCCCTGCGCTTTGCGGACAGGGATGAGGCTGAACTGCTGGAAACGGAAGAAGGCACACCTCTCATCTGCCTGCATGAGGTGATTTATGACCAGCGGGGACGGCCCCTGCATACCAATGTGCAGCTGATCCGCGGTGAACGCTTTGTGTTCACTATCTGA